The following is a genomic window from Panulirus ornatus isolate Po-2019 chromosome 16, ASM3632096v1, whole genome shotgun sequence.
TGAGAATATTAggccttttattttttctaaggAATTAGAAGAATGGCGGAGGGTGAGGGTAGCTCtggggtgggtcagtgtgggggaatactgagtgcaaaatggatctgaggaacaaggcgtCCAATCTGAAGACTATAAGGTTAGCggtggaggatggatgggaccttggcggTAAGGATCCTCGGGGATTAGCGATAACCTCACAGGCAGAAGAaatagcaaagaaaggtcaagtagggtcagttggggacTACTTAGGCAGTATAAGCTGcaggttagcacagctacaggttaactctcaggtaacttttaggatcaaggctggtagggtccagtgcggGGGAGGGTCAGGGTAAGTCGGAGAACCCAGAACAGATGGAGAACCTTCTCTTCTGCTGCTGCACACTCAGACATTAACAGTTATAATACAAACACGTATACTGACAGCAAACAGAAAATAAGGTAAAATCCAAAAATCAGCCCCAAGGAAAATAAGGTTAATATTCATAAATGCCTGGAGCATCAATACGAAACGCATTGAACATAATCATATGTTATGCTGTTACTGAAGaaccgaacattattgcaatctcaaaaacgtgggtaaactctgagaataaacacttaatcaccgagttagcaatacccggatacaaactatttacgaaagatcgcttgtacagggtaggtggcGGAGTTTTGATCGACGTTAATAAtaatctaagtgctattaagataagcaaagtagacacaacACTTACGACTCTCtctatattgacattaccgaGGAGTTCAAAAGAAAACTACTTCTCGGAGTTATTTACAGACCTTTAAAGCAAAAGGAGGACATCAAGAAGATAGTATACAAGGAAATCAAAACCTATTAAACAGTGGAaaggttataatagtaggagacttcaacagttcAAACATAAATTGGAACATGTTAACAGGTGACCAGGCAGGAATGAGACTAACGGAAATGATTGAAGACGCTTATCTAGAACAGTTAATCAAAAACCAAcgagaggtaaaaacattcttgatcttgtcctcaccagtgacacaatcaactcttgcgaagtaggagAGAGtgtgtcaaacagcgatcacagtttgatcaGATTAGAGATAATCTAGattttgaaataaatgacaacatgctcttgatcccagattacaggcgaacCAATTTTGAAAACACAAAATTCGAAGAACCAAATGAGCAAAATTTCTTGACGTTCATACAGTAGAGGAAATGAGCAATGATTCTAATAACAAACTATTCGAGATtggaaataaacatattccatgaaTTACGAGgacaacttgcaatatttcaaaaccatcgtGGATGATTAGGAGAATAGAAGGCCAAAAGAAGAAATCAATGGAAACCGATGAAAATCgtcaggaattaatcaaaatccaaagaaagGGTAAGAAGGTCATATGACAGAGTAAATGCGACGAAGAAAAGAGAATTTCtttgaaagttgagaataatCCTATagcattcttcaaatatataagacagtaaaagaaggaattagaccattacgaaacgaacatgacacactaaccaatgacgacaaggaaatggctactatactagattattcttttaactctgtattcacagttgaagaaacatctcgaataccacaaccaatgaaaatgtttcaaggatctgatgaagaagagttgaaggttagagaaatagaaagctctgaagtacttaaatacctggaccagctaaatcctaacaaatccaacggcacACATAACTTTGCTCCAAGATCTTTAAAAGAGGTCAGgcgacagctgatataccccaaaACAATAATATTTAACAAATCTTTATCCGATGGTCAGGTGCTAACCGACTGGAAACTAGGAaatgattctcatatatatatatatatatatatatatatatatatatatatatatatatatatatatatatatatatatatatatatatatatatatatatatatatatatgaaaaaggagaaaaaattgtTTCTTGACTTCCATCCAATTAGCCTTACTTCATCATTAGGTAAAACGATGGACAAAATCTCACgcttctagaacacaaaattgtATCGGACAGCCAATATGGTTTCCccaatagaagatcctgcttgacaaatttgctggaattttttgaTATAATTTATCAGAATTGGAACAAAAAGGTGCCGTCTGATGCAggatatttagatttccaaaaaggCTTTCGATGagatacctcacaagagacttttacataaactcaaaacacAATGATTTGTTGAAGAACTCTATAcatggcttaccggaagaaagcagcgtgttgtattaaacggcgaagcttcagattggctagacgtaacgagtggtgtgccacaggggtcggtcctaggccccattcttttcatgatatactttAGTGACCTAGAATTCGGTCTCATACCTAAGATCTCCAAACTTTATTTAAACAGTGTGGACTGCGAAATTATTCAgcgatcttaacttactagcagagtggccAGACAAATGGCAAATGAAGTATGATGTAgaaaagtgtaaagttatgcactttggagacaagaatatacaatatgactacaaactattcggaagctctctaaaataaatgaagaataagaacttggagttgtcattagcagccatctcaaatacactaaacagtgtcaagcagctagtaaaaaaaggcaaccaaatgttaggtttcattgcCAGGATCATAGATTACAAGATATCAGAAAAAATTTCACACTTTATGAGTTTTAGTAAGACCACATTTTGAATATGCAGTTCAGTTATAGTTAACAAACTATAAAATGTACGAGGATAGATTAGAGCAAGTATAAAGACGCGCGTCTAAATTGATCCCATTCCTTATGAATCTGGCAcacaaagagaggctaaaacgattggatctcttctccttgaaaaaaaatgtattcttcGAGGCAATTCAATCCAAGCATTCAAAAGTCTGAACaaattcgataaagtaaatcacgagcaTCTTTccgaaatataagaaaatacggttaccaggacaaatggaataaaactcaaagctaaacgTTGTACGTACGTGGGTAAAACCTTTTCTTATGGGTATATTGAGCACTGGATTAATTTAccgtcagacatagtgaatgctaagacaaTAATTACcctcaaaagtcgtttagacacaTATTCTAAAATTCAGGTATGCTCTGAGAATAACGCCAAAAAtatactgtataaacgacagcgataacggggacagtagaaggataatgtgcagcagtggggagtcggCGATAGCTTAAAAAATTGCTGaacggaattacatttttttttttcaagttaaactacatatttttttttttcaacagacaACGCAGTCGTGGGCCAATGAGGCCGTCTCttgcctgtctttctcatgtcAACTCATGTAAACTGTTTTTGAGTATTTCAGGTCATCCGTGTAGGGCAGAAGAGAGACGGAGGCAGCAGGCTAGGGGCGGGGTCGGTGGTGCAGGACATGGCAGGGATGCTGCTGGGGCAGAACCTGCCACGACGGCTGCCCAACACCAGTTCCAGCCGCCTGCTGGTGGCGGCCTGGCTGGTGTTCGCCTTCATCATCGGGGCGGTCTACCGCGGCAACCTCACCGCCCACCTCACGCTGCCCAAGTACCTTCCTCGACCAGAGACCGTTGAGGAGTTGATTGAAACAGTTGACAAGTAAGACACATTACTCCAGAAGAAACGGGGCCGAATCTTGCAATGGGACACACTctttgatgtctgtttcttttccttttgacTGTATAAATAAAGATTTGAATAATGCCACTCTGGCAACCTGAGGTTTGTTATTGAATGGTATCTAAAATGGCCGCTAGAGCCATCCGCCGCGGTCATGAGTTTTAGATTACTGGAATGTGTCTGACTGCTATTAtttcataaacaaacaaaacGTTGTCATACCCAAGACAGATATTTACTGAGGATGAATAATCTCTTTTCTTAACTAAGTAACCATAAGTATTTGTAGTAGTCTAAGGAATTAGTATAGTGTAACAGAGGTCTTATCATCAGAATCATCGTCACTGTCACTTTCACACTGAGCGTCAGCTGCCTCCTCTAATCCTTCATCAAGCTTTGTGTCATGTTCAGTGCAGTACATTTCATCTGCTCGACACTTGTAGAATGAGGTTCATGATCTATTAGCTTTTATTGCGGCTACGTTGGTTTTTACTACACTGTGTACTGGTGCAACATCCACAGGCTGTGAACCTCTATCAGTTCATATGGGAGCTGCTAGTTTGTTTATTGTTATATGATGCGGTATCCCATCTGTGCTGCTGGAACCatattcctcatcatcattatgaagtCGTTCCTCTTCTGTAGCCTTCCATAGCTTGGCTTGCAAATGGGCTCGGTTCATATGGAAGCAAAGAGCCTCGTCTGTTGATGGGAGGAGCCTTAGATGTATGCGTTTTGGATCTTTGTGATAAAAAAGACATGAAACATAGATCATTCATGATTATGATTATGTCTGCGCTTTTCAAAGGGCGTAGCAAGGTCGATCGATTTTCCGAGGAAACTGGCTCGCCAGTGACACATAGATTTATCATGTATTTTTTCAATAATGTGACTGCTGCCAATTTTCCCTTGCTGTTGGATAAATAAGTGTCATACCCGTGGTCACATGGAATGCCAGAGCTGTAAGCATTGGTCCCAGGGGAACAAACTGTCATGCTAATGTCAGTGACATTTTCATCAAGTCTCCTTACAGTGAGCTTCTTACTGTGTCCAGCCAAAGAAGACAGGCAGAACGGATACGTTTGCATCATCACTTGAATGTCTCGCTATTTCTGGTCCCTTGTCACCTTGAGGGTGTAGCTAGCTGATACTACATCAACATCTTCACGATCACATTAGTCGTCCTCATAATTAATCATCCTCAGTAAGTCGTCATGCTCGGAGTAGCACATGAGCCTGATAGACTATTTCTCGTTATTGATGTTTTGCGTTAAGACACTTTTATTTGGCATTGGTCTTGTCTTCGTTATTTTGATCTCCTGATGCATtgttccagctgctcctctctcactctcatgaGTCTTGTGAAACACCATATACACATCACCAGAACGTGGCACACACTTAACAAAGTTTTCGCCAACTTGAAATATAGTTGATGCTTGAGCCCACTGCGTATAGTATAGAGTTGAACTCCATCGATTAATTCAACATTTCGCAAATTCTTTTGGATAATTGATACGGGAGAGAATCGTAGTCTGTTCATCATTGCCAACTTATTACGTTTACATAACTCTCCATAAGCGTCAAACGGTGAAAGAAGTGGTGCAAATTTGTAACCTGGCTCTTCATAAAGATGTAAACTATTGTGTGCCTTTGTGACCAGCATCATTCCTAAGAGTTTCACGGTGTCGTAGCTGTTTTGTTTCCAACTCTTATGCttatctttactgattctagttTGATTACTTCCATTCTCATACGTTCATAGAACCCACCAGGTTGGTCACCTTTGAAATGAGCAGCCATAGATTCACCAATTACAATGATGGATATACATGGAGCGAGAAGCTCCTTCAATAGATTCTGATTCTGTATCACCAAATGACGATAAGTACAACTTAACTGCTTTCAGAATATATAGGATGATCCTTTAATGCCTTTATTGGACTCAACGAATATATCAAAGATACAATAATTTACCTCACAACTTTTATGTTGTTCAAAAGAGTGACGCGCCCACCTTATGGAGCTCTGTACAAAGAGTTCTTGCTGAAGTCTGACAACAAGATGTTCCGCAAGCTGGGTCAGCTGATTCTCATCGGGCCAAGTATCATGGAAGGTCTTCAGCAAGCCTTGGAGCATAAGTGAGTTGCAAGTGTCAAGTATTTGCATACACGATACAGAGTAGACTGATGCCTTGTTAATGAAACATTCCACACAATTATCAATTTAACAACTTATAAAGATATCAATTAGAATAGCTTTTGGTTGTTTCAAACTCCTCGTTAAACTTGTGATCAAAAATTTTCTGAGAAGAAAAAACATTTTTCGCATCTAGATCTTCTTGCCAATCTAGAACACCTCATGAGAGCCAACTGGGAAGAAATTTTAGTGATGGATGGAATCAAAGTCTACTCTCAGAGTATGTATGAAGCGACTTTGTTGAGGAGGAATCCATTAATGTGAATGACAACAACGTTCTGCTGACATACTACACCAAAGAATGAACTCACATACCCCGACGCAGCAGGAGGGGGACATACTCAAAGTAAGCTGCGTCAGGGTATGTGAGATGGTGTTCTGATGTGGTGTATTAATAATTTGGTGAAGCTCGTGAGAGGGATACGTTGTTGTCTTTAGCACTGGACTCCTCCTCAACCATGGAGATGCAAGTATTGCTCTCGGTATTCCTCGTCCAGGATTACGTTTTAACGACAAAAATAAGTGTTAAAGAGAACGATGAGGTTGTTTGTCTATTTCACTTATTTACCCTTGTAAGGTTTTGATGTATTCATTATTATGCAGTAGTTAATGATACATATGCTTGGTAACTTGTGTAAATAAAATCACAGATGTTAGAACTAAAGAAAAACTTAGTGACTGAAATAAGATTTGTATAAAATCAAAACAGTATTGAGCCACTGTCTATATTCACAGACATGCATAGATAAACCATGATACAATGCGGGCTCCCAAAGTAGCACAGGTACCGACATAGACGTATTAAGTTCGTAGACAAAGCAAACTGGCATTGGTTGAGTTAAACATGCAACTCAGTGAAGACACTTGTGGTGACGTAAAGTCATATTTTCTGAGTACTTTATATCATCCATGTTATGTAGTTAAAACCATGACTACTGAAAATGCGTATAGTCTTTATACTTCCTCTGTTGTAGACTAGGAAATATATTCAACAGACGCCATATTACAGGATGTTAGAGAATTAAAGTTCAAGGTCTGAGCATCAGTAAGTGAAGAATGGAGGTGCCTCACGTGGGTCAAAGTCATAGTCGTAAGCAGTCAACAATTGTATGTCTAATTGACAAAATCTTTTGCTTTAAGTTGAGTTGGTACTAACTTCAGTTCCCTGGTGGACCGTCCAAACATTCTCTACTTGTCTATGCCAGCCAGGCTGTGATCGACAGTCGCCGGTACCTGGAACACCTCATCGCCGAGAACTTCACCAGGCAAGATGGCAGTACAGACTTGTACATAGGCCAGGAGCACGTCATGCCCGTCTCAGCAGCCTGGCTCATCCCCCACGACGCTCCTTACCAAACAAACTTCGACCGCTGCATGATGGCCGTCATAGAGGTATGTTGGTGACCTACATGAATAAGATTTTCGTTTGAGACACAG
Proteins encoded in this region:
- the LOC139753985 gene encoding uncharacterized protein, with translation MLFKRVTRPPYGALYKEFLLKSDNKMFRKLGQLILIGPSIMEGLQQALEHNQAVIDSRRYLEHLIAENFTRQDGSTDLYIGQEHVMPVSAAWLIPHDAPYQTNFDRCMMAVIEAGLYGKWSKEQKVKARLNSSRRKREYLAQQQQQKEQEGTGGGTQSGSSTTALTLAHMQGPLMLLLLGLASAGFIFSVEVFKDMLL